From a region of the Paenibacillus lutimineralis genome:
- a CDS encoding DUF4127 family protein, translated as MSKVVYLPLDERPCNYLFPQQLAKMTDLQVVVPELEILGSKKKPADTAAVRQWLLEAARDTDVLLVSIDMLVYGGIVPSRLHHLSLEECIRRISVLGDIKRSYPYIKIHAFNLIMRVPNNNKDEEEPDYYKFHGGQIFKYSYLTDKSERDSLSEAERRELENLQELIPKQYLHDFIERRVVNQGINHYALQLAKDGIIDHLIIPLDVNSQYGFSSREQRRMICRVEELDIMDRVMIYPGADEIGCTMFSHIFCQIKNYKPEIFVRYSSTQGPTIKPKYEDRSLNESIKSHVTASGALMTDHSFETPLVLVVHSPAIDQAGMAEQIPFKDRHRSYFSEIHYRETVEAMQNYLRKGKLVALGDVATCNGGDPVLMKLLKQKGLLDQLTAYAGWNTSGNTLGTVISHFIIISYYMGQAENNIIHESRKFYYHRLVEDFIYQSLVRQDMLENDLPRLNASYYMIRHCLDEVHAILAAKMKSAVAQYLGNIKEGQIRIEDLHFPWVRMFEIGFELEID; from the coding sequence ATGTCAAAAGTGGTATACCTGCCATTAGACGAGCGCCCCTGTAACTATCTGTTTCCCCAGCAGCTTGCTAAAATGACCGATCTGCAGGTGGTTGTGCCTGAATTAGAGATCCTCGGCAGCAAGAAGAAGCCAGCCGATACGGCCGCAGTGAGACAATGGCTGCTGGAGGCGGCGCGGGATACCGATGTGCTGCTCGTATCGATTGATATGCTGGTGTATGGCGGAATCGTTCCTTCCCGGCTGCATCATTTGTCCCTGGAGGAATGTATACGCAGGATTTCCGTGTTGGGTGATATCAAACGATCCTATCCGTACATAAAGATTCATGCCTTCAATCTCATTATGAGGGTTCCGAACAACAACAAAGACGAGGAAGAGCCTGATTATTACAAATTTCATGGAGGGCAAATATTCAAATATAGCTATTTGACGGATAAGTCGGAGCGTGACAGTCTATCCGAAGCGGAGCGGCGGGAGCTTGAAAATTTGCAGGAGTTGATCCCGAAGCAATATTTGCATGATTTTATCGAACGCAGAGTGGTCAATCAGGGGATCAATCATTACGCATTACAGCTAGCGAAGGATGGCATAATCGATCATTTGATTATCCCGCTTGATGTTAATTCCCAGTATGGCTTTTCTTCCAGAGAGCAGCGGAGGATGATTTGCCGGGTTGAGGAATTGGACATTATGGATCGCGTCATGATTTATCCGGGTGCCGATGAAATCGGGTGTACGATGTTCTCGCATATTTTTTGCCAGATCAAAAACTATAAGCCTGAAATATTTGTACGTTATTCCTCCACCCAGGGCCCGACAATTAAGCCGAAATATGAAGACCGAAGCCTGAACGAGAGTATCAAGTCTCATGTCACCGCTTCAGGTGCCTTGATGACGGATCATTCCTTTGAAACGCCACTGGTTCTTGTCGTGCATTCACCAGCTATCGATCAGGCAGGGATGGCAGAGCAAATTCCATTCAAAGACAGGCATCGTTCTTACTTTTCCGAGATTCACTACAGAGAGACGGTAGAGGCGATGCAAAATTATTTGCGCAAAGGGAAACTGGTTGCCCTCGGGGATGTCGCAACCTGCAACGGCGGGGATCCGGTGTTGATGAAGCTGCTGAAGCAAAAGGGCTTGCTGGATCAATTGACGGCATATGCCGGCTGGAACACTTCGGGAAATACCCTCGGTACGGTGATTTCTCATTTTATTATCATTTCTTACTACATGGGGCAGGCTGAGAACAATATCATTCATGAAAGCCGCAAATTTTACTATCATCGCCTTGTTGAGGACTTTATTTATCAATCCTTGGTTCGCCAGGATATGCTCGAGAATGATCTGCCCAGACTGAACGCCAGCTATTACATGATTAGACATTGTCTGGACGAGGTGCATGCGATCCTTGCTGCTAAAATGAAAAGCGCAGTGGCTCAGTATTTGGGTAACATCAAGGAAGGGCAAATTAGGATCGAAGATCTGCATTTTCCTTGGGTACGGATGTTTGAAATCGGGTTTGAGCTTGAGATTGATTAG
- the greA gene encoding transcription elongation factor GreA, which yields MANEEVILTQEGLEKLEAELKELKGPRRSELAARLKLAISYGDLKENSEYHSAKEDQAFMETRILTLEKMLKNAKVVDSDSVEEGTVGIGSTVILNDLEFKEKVEYQIVGPTESDAFENKISYESPLGKEILGKKIGTIINVEAPVGIIKYEILEIK from the coding sequence ATGGCTAATGAAGAAGTAATATTGACACAAGAAGGGCTCGAGAAGCTGGAAGCTGAGCTTAAGGAACTGAAGGGCCCACGGCGCAGTGAATTGGCTGCACGGCTCAAATTAGCCATCAGCTATGGCGACTTGAAGGAGAACAGCGAATATCACTCCGCCAAGGAAGACCAGGCATTCATGGAGACACGTATTCTCACCTTAGAGAAAATGCTGAAGAACGCCAAAGTTGTTGATTCAGACAGCGTGGAAGAAGGAACAGTTGGCATCGGCTCGACGGTGATACTGAACGATTTGGAATTCAAAGAGAAGGTGGAGTACCAAATCGTTGGACCTACCGAATCAGATGCGTTCGAGAACAAAATTTCTTATGAGAGTCCCCTCGGTAAGGAGATTCTTGGCAAGAAAATAGGAACCATCATCAACGTCGAAGCTCCAGTAGGTATCATCAAATACGAAATTCTTGAGATCAAATAA
- the rsgA gene encoding ribosome small subunit-dependent GTPase A, translating into MIDLKQYGYIEAETPPIGLIPGRVTELQRDQYTVITEQGEVTAVLKGTFYHTAGAREDFPSVGDFVLLQYNENGASRIAKLLPRRSKFSRADFSGHAIGYARTILEQVVATNFDYVFIVSSLNWDFKVNRIMRYLTQTRQSGGQPVVILTKADLAPDLNALLADLQKAAPDVPVHAVSSHTGVGLDALCEYLQPGKTVVLLGMSGVGKSSLLNALMNQEVMTVQAIREEDSRGRHTTTHRQLFMLPSGAMVIDTPGMRELGLFGADDGISAGFNDVEELFTQCRFNDCRHQTEPGCAVLAALADGSLPREHWERYLTQKQENKFVNDKSGYLMDKRACHKSIAMRNKQIKKNGGFKK; encoded by the coding sequence ATGATTGATTTGAAACAATACGGCTATATCGAAGCCGAAACGCCGCCGATCGGTTTAATACCCGGAAGGGTTACGGAACTTCAGAGAGATCAATATACCGTCATCACTGAACAAGGAGAAGTGACGGCTGTATTAAAGGGCACGTTCTATCACACAGCGGGGGCTCGGGAGGATTTCCCGAGCGTAGGAGATTTTGTATTGTTGCAATACAACGAGAACGGCGCTTCTCGCATTGCAAAACTGCTGCCCCGTCGCTCGAAATTTTCCCGCGCTGACTTTTCGGGGCACGCAATAGGATATGCCAGAACAATACTGGAGCAAGTCGTAGCAACAAATTTTGATTATGTATTTATCGTGTCATCCCTAAACTGGGATTTCAAGGTCAATCGCATCATGCGCTACCTGACACAGACAAGGCAGAGCGGCGGTCAGCCTGTCGTAATCTTAACAAAAGCTGATCTGGCTCCGGATTTGAACGCACTGTTAGCTGATTTACAGAAAGCCGCTCCTGATGTGCCAGTACACGCAGTTTCCAGTCACACAGGGGTTGGGTTAGACGCGCTCTGCGAATATCTGCAACCCGGCAAAACCGTGGTACTCCTCGGTATGTCCGGCGTGGGAAAATCCTCGCTGCTAAACGCATTGATGAATCAGGAAGTGATGACTGTCCAGGCTATCCGCGAGGAGGACAGCCGGGGCCGGCACACAACAACACACCGCCAGCTCTTCATGCTTCCCTCTGGCGCGATGGTCATTGATACGCCGGGTATGCGAGAACTTGGGCTGTTCGGTGCGGACGACGGCATCAGCGCGGGATTTAACGATGTGGAGGAACTATTCACGCAGTGTCGCTTCAATGACTGCCGCCATCAGACGGAACCGGGCTGCGCAGTTCTTGCCGCTCTTGCCGATGGATCATTGCCGCGTGAGCATTGGGAGCGATACCTTACACAGAAACAGGAAAACAAGTTTGTGAACGATAAATCGGGTTATCTAATGGATAAACGAGCGTGTCACAAGTCGATTGCCATGCGGAATAAACAAATCAAGAAAAACGGAGGATTTAAGAAATGA
- a CDS encoding phosphotransferase, with protein MSHYKIKQIHADEYGVIRKLNRNAFEFNERDSDGDFHEVFADNIRRSPYYIPELDLVAVTDDGLTYLGHAIFSAMPMGDNGEHIVWLSSLAVKHGDKDSHVEKSYEYQRKGIGTALVMHGLEVAKLLGYTGCMTCGHPDVFKKKMGFLDCRELGIGRDGSVDDPEGCVFAIEIVPGGFEKTNKRLSYTYYDFSQVEQTQFEVEKLTIVLSKMLGKAINHASYQTKPLQGGTVGDVLLVTGAAETIDGEKLPYNVVWKKQGKWERPGDPNSWRREYDLYQSNLGAAFTPALRWPECYHSELRDGDLELWIEYIDGVSGSNLTIEMLEQATLELGRFQGSITKQHDDLRGISCLGDEGFLMREFNQWHTQSFTYDFLVSEPCRMPEFLKQMLKDGDIQLVEGKSFEYGYLRSRGCNIPEHLKQMLMDMDNRKDEIFDKLQNLPVVLCHRDFWNENIFFTDRKIRMIDWDTTGWGFLGEDIASLIVDGMDVTRFEENYRRLVPAYLKGISEYMDIPPMDEACILTMTLIKFGYRMLQEYIFSEDPAEKSYSVNALQKIYEMRDM; from the coding sequence ATGAGCCATTATAAAATCAAGCAAATACATGCGGACGAATACGGTGTTATAAGAAAACTTAATCGTAATGCTTTTGAGTTTAATGAGCGCGACAGTGACGGAGATTTCCATGAGGTTTTCGCGGATAATATTCGCCGTTCACCATACTATATCCCGGAGCTAGACTTGGTAGCAGTCACAGACGACGGCTTAACCTATCTCGGACACGCTATTTTTTCCGCGATGCCTATGGGAGACAATGGCGAACACATCGTATGGCTCAGCAGCCTTGCAGTCAAGCATGGTGATAAAGACAGCCATGTTGAAAAATCCTACGAGTACCAACGCAAAGGAATCGGGACGGCTTTGGTTATGCACGGACTTGAAGTTGCAAAATTACTTGGTTATACCGGATGTATGACGTGCGGGCATCCCGATGTATTTAAAAAGAAAATGGGATTCTTGGATTGCCGTGAACTTGGCATTGGCAGGGATGGCAGTGTAGATGACCCGGAGGGCTGTGTATTCGCCATTGAGATTGTACCAGGAGGATTTGAAAAAACAAATAAACGGCTCAGTTATACTTATTATGATTTTTCACAAGTTGAGCAGACGCAGTTTGAGGTCGAAAAGCTGACAATCGTGCTGAGTAAAATGCTCGGCAAGGCTATAAACCACGCCAGTTACCAGACCAAGCCACTGCAAGGTGGGACAGTAGGAGATGTTCTGCTTGTCACGGGCGCTGCTGAAACTATTGACGGTGAAAAACTGCCGTATAATGTAGTGTGGAAAAAACAGGGGAAATGGGAACGCCCTGGTGATCCGAACTCATGGCGCAGAGAGTATGATTTGTATCAAAGCAATCTCGGCGCAGCGTTCACGCCCGCTCTCCGCTGGCCGGAATGTTATCATTCGGAGCTTCGGGATGGGGACTTAGAACTGTGGATCGAGTACATTGACGGCGTATCAGGTAGCAACCTTACCATTGAAATGCTTGAACAAGCCACGTTAGAGTTGGGACGGTTTCAAGGCAGTATTACAAAACAGCACGATGACTTAAGGGGAATCTCATGTCTTGGGGATGAAGGCTTTTTAATGAGAGAGTTCAATCAATGGCATACGCAGTCATTCACATACGATTTTCTTGTGTCGGAGCCGTGCCGCATGCCGGAATTTTTGAAGCAAATGCTCAAAGACGGCGACATTCAGTTGGTTGAGGGAAAATCGTTTGAATACGGCTACCTTCGTTCAAGGGGCTGCAATATACCCGAACACCTAAAACAGATGCTCATGGATATGGATAACCGTAAAGATGAAATATTCGATAAGCTGCAAAACCTCCCTGTCGTTTTGTGCCATCGGGATTTCTGGAATGAAAACATATTCTTTACCGACAGGAAAATAAGGATGATAGACTGGGACACAACCGGATGGGGCTTTCTCGGAGAGGACATAGCGAGCCTAATTGTAGACGGCATGGATGTTACAAGATTTGAGGAAAACTATCGCCGGCTTGTTCCGGCATACCTGAAAGGCATTTCGGAATATATGGATATACCGCCGATGGATGAAGCGTGTATTCTGACAATGACCCTCATCAAGTTTGGATACCGCATGCTGCAGGAGTATATTTTTTCCGAAGATCCCGCAGAAAAGAGTTATAGTGTGAACGCGCTTCAAAAAATCTATGAAATGAGGGATATGTAG
- a CDS encoding IS3 family transposase, with protein MRKIRTGYTEVEIRLLESNPNVSRVSGRNISYAPAFKLAAVQANQAGEPPMEIFLKAGFNIELIGQRTPTESLYRWRETYAKYGEAGLLAERRGIGSTGRRSKRESSAEEKLKQAEARIKLLEAENELLKKLEALERRNSKELTPSERFQLINQTVRKHALRRLTRYLCRIAEVSSSGYYRWCSAEETRQLRETADQYDFQLIKGHFEALNGKAGALVIKMRLEKLNGIVMNHKKIRRIMRKFGLVATIRQANPYRKMAKATQEHRTCPNLLERKFDQGEPEKVFLTDITYMRYGSGQWAYLSCVKDGATKQILAHYLSSTLELTLVERTMARLLKRLDGNIHPDAIFHSDQGTHYTHPKTRLLIAKAGFKQSMSRKGNCWDNASMESFFGHMKDELNYKDCQSLKELRLQVNEYMAHYNSERYQWTLKKMTPDEFRSHLLAA; from the coding sequence ATGAGGAAAATCAGAACAGGATATACTGAAGTAGAGATCAGGCTGTTGGAGTCCAATCCGAACGTAAGCCGCGTATCGGGGAGGAACATCTCGTATGCCCCAGCTTTTAAGCTCGCAGCGGTGCAAGCTAACCAAGCGGGAGAGCCACCAATGGAAATTTTTCTGAAAGCAGGCTTTAATATCGAACTTATCGGTCAGAGGACACCTACAGAGAGCCTATACCGTTGGAGAGAGACCTATGCTAAGTACGGTGAGGCTGGCTTGCTAGCGGAGCGCAGAGGTATAGGAAGTACAGGTAGACGATCAAAACGTGAATCGTCAGCAGAAGAGAAGCTGAAACAAGCAGAAGCTCGGATTAAACTCCTCGAAGCGGAGAACGAGCTTTTAAAAAAGCTAGAAGCGCTCGAAAGGCGAAACAGTAAGGAGTTGACGCCTTCCGAGCGCTTTCAGCTCATTAATCAAACGGTTCGTAAGCATGCGTTACGACGTTTAACACGTTACCTTTGTCGAATTGCTGAAGTTAGTTCGAGCGGCTATTATCGTTGGTGCAGCGCTGAAGAAACACGTCAGCTGCGAGAGACAGCCGATCAATACGACTTCCAGCTTATTAAGGGGCATTTTGAAGCCTTGAACGGAAAAGCAGGCGCATTGGTCATCAAAATGAGGCTGGAGAAATTGAATGGCATAGTAATGAATCATAAAAAGATTCGTCGTATCATGCGCAAGTTCGGATTAGTAGCTACGATCCGTCAAGCCAATCCTTATCGCAAGATGGCTAAAGCGACGCAAGAACATCGTACATGTCCTAACCTTTTGGAGCGCAAGTTTGATCAGGGAGAACCAGAGAAGGTCTTCCTTACAGACATCACATACATGCGCTATGGTAGCGGTCAGTGGGCGTATCTTTCTTGTGTGAAGGATGGTGCTACGAAGCAAATATTGGCGCACTATCTCTCTTCAACTTTGGAGTTAACGTTGGTTGAACGGACCATGGCTCGCTTACTCAAACGATTGGACGGTAATATTCATCCAGACGCCATCTTCCATTCCGACCAGGGGACACACTATACACACCCTAAAACCCGTCTCCTCATCGCCAAGGCTGGGTTTAAGCAGTCGATGTCTCGTAAAGGAAACTGCTGGGATAATGCGTCCATGGAGTCGTTCTTTGGTCATATGAAGGACGAACTTAACTACAAAGATTGTCAATCTCTTAAAGAACTGCGTCTACAGGTTAATGAGTATATGGCCCATTACAATTCAGAACGCTATCAATGGACATTAAAAAAGATGACTCCTGATGAATTCAGAAGCCATCTCTTAGCTGCCTAA